One stretch of Spirochaetales bacterium DNA includes these proteins:
- a CDS encoding response regulator — translation MENTVTKNRCHILLVEDNERDIILTKEAFKDNNMTYSLFVAKNGIEALSFLRREDGYENVPRPDIILLDLNMPGKSGFDVLKEIKSDRNYRSIPVAIFSNSSNEDDIMASYNDYANCFITKPVDYEQLITVIRIFFNFWVDTVKLPPHKK, via the coding sequence ATGGAAAATACGGTGACAAAAAACAGGTGTCACATATTGCTTGTTGAAGACAATGAACGTGACATCATCCTCACAAAAGAAGCCTTTAAAGATAATAACATGACATACAGCCTTTTCGTTGCAAAAAACGGTATCGAAGCACTCTCTTTCCTCAGAAGAGAAGATGGCTATGAAAATGTACCGAGACCGGACATCATCCTGCTCGATCTGAACATGCCCGGTAAAAGCGGTTTCGACGTTCTTAAAGAAATCAAGAGTGATCGGAATTATCGATCCATTCCAGTGGCGATATTTTCCAATTCAAGCAATGAAGACGACATTATGGCCAGTTACAATGATTACGCGAACTGTTTTATTACAAAACCCGTCGATTACGAGCAATTAATCACTGTTATTCGGATATTTTTTAATTTCTGGGTCGATACGGTAAAACTTCCCCCCCATAAGAAATAA